A region from the Plasmodium chabaudi chabaudi strain AS genome assembly, chromosome: 2 genome encodes:
- a CDS encoding AP2 domain transcription factor AP2-L, putative produces the protein MVSIVDNSVLSKYNIFPPEWKFEDQVRNNVKNIKLIDIKNNEHKTLRIPNYLFCFLKHYSNINSKYSRNKIDNQCEKNEEAPYLFHIDGKVFYGYEISLFVFLIEEDIELKYFNKEHKEANLSKNNMTNTLYNLNVNNHIKYKEDNNREILKSCFERTNCSYIFQKNNNTNNNAIYFDKIKKYENNDANENYPELVNLCNMKYDSFLSFLFKNSNFQKNNESNSGCYYIEQFNAYLCTILDPVNEKVILSIYPINKWGLNESINKALNFIQYEDYIKKIIEKIKYDVINVKSNLDKMEINNLINAFSIYKDSNTSNHNKNNLFYGKEINTSLEHNTMHNMKSNVFCNTVCHSIYPFKYTSLKKHIRSYTSLYTNKNLKKGIKRILSSMICLFEKGRKLKTISNVRKSNNPIRKYRNAINISTKMERSRSNSVLKSADMYGNKNDSLIIDSLSIKKMNQCVEDYIVFTLHKFNVKNNLRFRGNAINIIKRRLNNYLIRMYLGFNNNSSANKKCNYENDFFETFFLRTILCLEDIRNNVNSGNWKNCSSKMLENKFDQINDVFDSKEKGYKFEEGSYRVKQCGENSEYHEGSNNGTNSEQNSDGNSERNSERNSGSNNSGNSGGHHDDNSGDNGSSRDSNNDGSNDDDNGSNNNNNDDDDDDENEENEENDDTNNDETRDHDYSNENEGYSSTNENNIIKDKFKYVDNFDCENIDSKKILNGEMPNFNKYPFNGNKSEISTNYFENSCNISANNSNNGYYEENHHMFLNSDEGLTITSVNMPNAKSNSRDEEITFGNLTNENCHSDNGYNNMNTYVETYLDNNKAHNTSDAKRDSYSTNEERISNNSLDDNNKMKSDIYNENDLMFHGNNINIKNELINGDESYESNLLRMKGNLLNINNKDSDTCVKKKIIKKRNKTKLERSSKSLDEEKKEVLNKVSQITRVGGVCFDKNRQRWIAHWKIDGKYHKHYFPISQYGFENARERAINCRKQAEKLFNLPEIQPRNRWNQVKVNGTSHIKKASKLPRCEGVAYDEMSQSWVSTFVVHKKFSIDELGFYEARDRAIYCRRAFEKINSEEDYEFLLKQRLGLTEEEKEELSALFDFDKNALEKMDAVGNTVNGNKIKSNMHNMKIQDNADYSPMDNHNNMEQAKTTNNNNNMESKISNEQYLKITQEAIEMILSNIKHKSLPEIKHKLIDVEKFENYNTLIDKHFKFVTSVTNISQLQPYISLFHKFIIYHTLPHNVSLKKQLCIIEALEWSSFFSGEVNHKID, from the coding sequence ATGGTATCAATTGTAGATAATAGCGTTTTAagcaaatataatatatttcccCCAGAGTGGAAATTCGAAGATCAAGTTAGAAATAATGTAAAGAACATTAAACTGAtagatattaaaaataatgagcACAAAACATTAAGAATACcaaattatttgttttgctTTTTAAAGCattattcaaatattaattcaaaatattcaaggaataaaatagataaccaatgtgaaaaaaacgaagaagcaccatatttatttcatatcGATGGTAAAGTTTTTTATGGATATgaaatatcattatttgtCTTTTTAATTGAAGAGGATAttgaattaaaatatttcaataaaGAGCACAAGGAAGctaatttatcaaaaaataatatgactaatacattatataatttaaatgttaacaatcatataaaatataaagaagataataatagagaaatattaaaaagttgCTTTGAAAGAACAAACTGTTCTTATATattccaaaaaaataacaacactaataataatgcaatatattttgataaaataaaaaaatatgaaaataacgATGCTAATGAAAACTATCCCGAACTCGTTAATTTATGTAATATGAAATATGATTCCTTcctatcatttttatttaaaaactccaattttcaaaaaaataatgaaagcAATTCAGGatgttattatatagaGCAATTTAATGCGTATCTTTGCACAATACTTGATCCGgtaaatgaaaaagttattttaagtatatacccaataaataaatgggGTTTAAATGAAAGCATAAACAAAGCtcttaattttattcaatATGAAGattacattaaaaaaataatagagaAAATCAAATATGATGTGATAAATGTGAAATCCAATTTAGATAAAATGGagataaataatttgattAATGCATTCAGTATATACAAGGACAGTAACACAAGCAaccataataaaaataatttattttatggcAAAGAAATTAACACATCATTAGAGCATAACACCATGCACAATATGAAATCCAACGTATTTTGTAATACTGTTTGCCACTCTATTTATccttttaaatatacttctttaaaaaaacacatCAGGAGCTATACAtctttatatacaaataaaaatttgaagaAAGGAATTAAACGAATATTATCATCGATGATATGCCTCTTTGAAAAGGgaagaaaattaaaaacaatatcAAATGTAAGAAAGTCTAATAATCCTATTcgaaaatatagaaatgcCATTAATATAAGCACAAAAATGGAGCGTTCAAGAAGTAACTCAGTCTTAAAATCCGCAGATATGTatggtaataaaaatgattctCTAATAATAGATAGTttatctataaaaaaaatgaaccAGTGTGTGGAAgattatattgtttttacaTTGCACAAATTTaatgtgaaaaataatttgcGTTTTAGAGGAAAtgctataaatataataaaaagaagattaaataattatttgattaGAATGTATCTTggatttaataataattctagtgcaaataaaaagtgtaattatgaaaatgacTTTTTTGAAACATTTTTCTTAAGAACGATTTTGTGTTTAGAGGATATTAGAAACAATGTAAATTCTGGAAATTGGAAAAATTGTAGTTCGAAGATGCTAGAAAACAAATTTGATCAAATAAACGATGTTTTTGATAGTAAAGAAAAAggatataaatttgaagaGGGATCATATCGTGTTAAACAATGTGGTGAAAATAGTGAATATCATGAAGGTAGCAATAATGGAACTAATAGCGAGCAGAATAGTGATGGTAATAGTGAAAGAAATAGTGAACGCAATAGCGGAAGTAATAATAGTGGAAATTCTGGGGGCCATCATGATGATAATAGTGGTGATAATGGAAGTAGTAGAGACAGCAATAACGATGGTAGCAACGATGATGATAATGGaagcaataataataacaatgatgacgatgatgatgatgaaaatgaagagAATGAGGAAAATGATGACActaataatgatgaaacTAGGGACCATGATTATAGCAATGAAAATGAAGGGTATAGTAGTactaatgaaaataacataataaaggataaatttaaatatgttgataattttgattgtgaaaatattgattcgaagaaaatattaaatgggGAAATGCCTaattttaacaaatatccatttaatggaaataaaagtgaaataagtacaaattattttgaaaacaGTTGTAACATTAGCgcaaataatagtaataatggatattatgaagaaaatcaccatatgtttttaaacAGTGATGAAGGTTTAACAATAACCAGTGTTAATATGCCGAATGCCAAAAGTAATTCGAGGGACGAAGAAATAACGTTTGGAAATttaacaaatgaaaattgtCATAGTGATAAtggatataataatatgaacacATATGTTGAAACCTACttagataataataaagcgCATAATACTAGTGATGCTAAAAGGGATTCATATAGCACAAATGAAGAGCGAATTTCAAATAACTCCCTTGATGACaacaataaaatgaaaagcgatatatataatgaaaatgatttaaTGTTTCAcggaaataatataaatattaaaaatgaattaataaatggtgATGAGTCATATGAATCTAACCTATTAAGAATGAAAGGAAatctattaaatattaataataaagattcAGATACAtgtgttaaaaaaaaaataataaaaaaaagaaataaaacaaaattggaAAGAAGTAGCAAAAGTTtagatgaagaaaaaaaagaagttttaaataaagtatCACAAATAACAAGAGTTGGTGGTGTTTgctttgataaaaatagacAAAGGTGGATAGCCCATTGGAAAATTGACGGAAAATACCATAAGCATTATTTTCCTATAAGCCAATATGGATTTGAAAATGCTCGAGAAAGAGCAATAAATTGTAGAAAACAAGCTGAGAAGCTTTTCAATTTGCCCGAAATCCAGCCAAGAAATCGATGGAATCAAGTAAAAGTTAATGGCACATctcatattaaaaaagcgTCGAAATTGCCACGTTGTGAAGGTGTAGCTTATGATGAAATGTCACAGAGTTGGGTAAGTACATTTGttgtacataaaaaattttctatCGATGAACTAGGTTTTTATGAAGCAAGAGATAGAGCTATTTATTGCAGAAGAgcatttgaaaaaataaattccgAAGAAGATTATGAATTTTTACTTAAACAAAGATTAGGTTTAACAGAAGAGGAAAAAGAAGAGTTAAGCGCACTATTcgattttgataaaaatgcattGGAAAAAATGGATGCAGTAGGAAATACCGTAAATGGCAATAAGATAAAAAGTAATATGCACAATATGAAAATCCAAGATAATGCTGATTATTCACCTATGGAcaatcataataatatggagCAAGCAAAAACtactaataataataacaatatggaaagtaaaatatcaaatgaacaatatttaaaaatcaCACAAGAAGCTATTGAAATGATTTTAAGCAACATAAAGCATAAATCGTTACCAGAAATTaaacataaattaattgatgttgaaaaatttgaaaattataatacacTAATTGATAAgcattttaaatttgttacTTCTGTCACAAATATATCTCAATTGCAGCCTTATATATCTTTGTtccataaatttattatttaccaCACATTACCACATAATGTATCTttgaaaaaacaattatgcATTATTGAGGCATTAGAATGGtcttcctttttttctGGCGAAGTTAACCATAAAATTGATTAA